The DNA sequence ATCCTGCTCATTATTCTGGGAGTCGCCGGCTGTGTGCAGTTGAGCCATTATTATGTCAGTCTGCCGGAAATCGATCGGCTGGGAGCTTCCGGCCATATGAAACAAGAGGCAGAGCGGGCAGTCCGGTTAGCGCAAGACGTATTTCAGGTCGACCTGGATTACTCACCCGAATCCGTTGAGCAAGTAGAACAGATTCTGGCCAAATCGCGGGAACACTATCTTCAGGATCCAAACGCGGACCGCTCGATCACGCCGTCTGCGCGGAGCTATCTCTGGGGAGCCTATCTTGGCGAGGTGATTAAAACAGTCAAGCCGAGTGAATGGAAATACGATCCCGAAACAGAAGCCGTCACACTCCAACTCACTGAGGAGGCCGGACAGCCTGTAATCAATCCCATGCGCTGGTGTTATCAGCGCATTGCCAGAGGCGAGCCGGAAGATAATGTGTGGTGCAACTTCCTGCTGGTCACGGTCGAGCCCGACCCCAGCCAGTTGCGTAACACGCCTCCGCAGCAGGGGGTACCAGGCCAATAGCCTGTCTGTTGCAAGGCGCCGATTCAATCAATGTTCAGAGGGCTCTCGATTTGACTGCGCCTTCAACGCAGGCCACTCAGCGAAGGCGATAAAGAACAACAGGACGACATTCAACATCGGAACCAGAATCAACAGGCTGATCCAGCCCGGAAAGCCGGCATTGCTGCAAATCATCCAGAAAGGAACCACTCCCAGCACTGCCATCGAACAGACAATCAACAGCTCAAAAAAACCAGGCATAAATGCAGCGACGCACATGGGATACCTCCGTTGGGCACAGTCATACATCCGCCATCATAGTCCGTGCAAACCGGCATTCAAGAACTATTTCCAGCCAGCATCCCCCAGACACGTCCAAACAGCGATAGACAGATTCGCGCTCATCCGACTATGATTCCGGCCAGTAAATTTTCAGCACGGAGGTTCTCTCATTCCACTAACCCCGTTTCATTTCAGTCCCGGCCTGCTCACCAAAGCCTGTGGTCCCCGTTCATTCTGGCTGACCTCCTTCATGGCGGCCAACGTGCTGATTGATGTGGAAGTGCTCTACTATATGAGCCGCAATGAACTGCCGCTCCACCGCAGTCTGCATACCTACCTGGGAGGCAGCGCTGCAGGTCTCGTGGCCGGTCTGCTGATGTGGGGACTCATACTGTTCCTGGCCCGACTCATGCCCCCAACCTCACGCTGGAAACAGCGACTCGCGCAAACTTCCCAGACACGGCTGCTTTTACAGTCCCTCCTCGCTGGCTTGATCGGCGGAGTCTCTCATGTCTTCCTCGACAGCCTGATGCACGCCGACATGCATCCCTTCTGGCCACTCGCTACCGGCAACGTGCTCGCAGGTTCGATCAGTGTCGCGGCGCTGCATCTCGGCCTGGGACTGCTCGGCCTGTTCTCGATTTTTCTCTGGTTATTCCTGCGAGATCCGTAGTCTTAATTTGCACTGCACATTCATCTGAACAGGCTCTTCAAAAACCGTATTCTCAGCCGCCTTGCTGATCGATTGGCAGCCATTTCTCTGACGTCCCTGTCAAACCGCTGCACTCCCACACCTCACATAACCCACTGAAATACAGTCACTTACAACACACCCGACACTCAGTGGTCGTGAATGGCATGCGGTTCGCTTTTGCGAAAAGCATACAGAGAAGATTTGAAGCGCATCAAAATGATCGCAAGCTGATTCAGAGCAATCTGAGAAAAGGACATTCAACGATGAACAGCGATAATGCTAATCTGGGTGAAACCAATCGTAATTCAGATGAGGACGATGAACCGAGCAGTTTTCCGATCGTGGGCGTCGGTGCGTCAGCAGGTGGACTGGAATCCCTGGAGGAGCTGTTCACGAAAGTTCCCGTGAATAGCGGCATCGCTTTTGTCGTGGTACAACACCTGTCCCCGGATTTCAAAAGTGTAATGGATGAGCTTCTGGCGCGGCGGACTGACATCCCCATCCAACAGTCGGAAGATGGACTGCCGATCTCTCCCAATCGGATCTTTCTGATCCCGCCGAAGAAAGAGGCGATCCTCGCTGATGGACGTTTTCGTCTGCGAGACAAAGATCCCAAAGAAACCCTGACGCTACCCATTGATTATTTTTTCCGCTCACTGGCTCAGGAAGCAGGCTCCCGATCGATTGCGGTCGTGCTCTCGGGCAGTGGCAGCGATGGTTCGCGCGGTATTCGCGACGTCCACGATGCGGGAGGACTGGTGATCTGTGAAAGTAATGAAACTGCAAAATTTGATGGAATGCCCCAGTCGGCACGAGAAACGGGACTGGTTGATCTGATCCTGAAACCAGCGGAAATTGCAGGGGCCATTGAAAAGCATGTCACCTTTCACAGCAACAGCCTGACTTCGAATCAGGTTGAAGAAAAACCGCTGGACGAGGGAGTCGAACTGATCTTCGGGCTCCTGAACCAGGAATACGGCATCGATTTTTCCCATTACAAGTCCAGCACCGTCGGCCGGAGAATTCAGCGTCGTCTGCTGATGCAGCAGGTCGATTCGATCAATGACTATGCAGAACAGCTGCGGGAGAATTCCCAGGAACTGAATTCGCTTTACATGGACCTGCTGATCGGCGTCACCCGTTTCTTCCGCGATCCGGAAGCGTTCTCGATTCTGGAAAAGAAGATCATTCCGAATCTGCTCGACAGTATCCCGCCTGAAGAAGAAATCCGTATCTGGATCGCCGCCTGCGCAACCGGGGAAGAAGCATATTCCATCGCGATTCTTTTCCACGAACAACTCGAAGAACGCAGCCGCCCCATCAACATCAAGATCTTTGC is a window from the Gimesia benthica genome containing:
- a CDS encoding DUF4184 family protein encodes the protein MPLTPFHFSPGLLTKACGPRSFWLTSFMAANVLIDVEVLYYMSRNELPLHRSLHTYLGGSAAGLVAGLLMWGLILFLARLMPPTSRWKQRLAQTSQTRLLLQSLLAGLIGGVSHVFLDSLMHADMHPFWPLATGNVLAGSISVAALHLGLGLLGLFSIFLWLFLRDP